Below is a genomic region from Chloroflexota bacterium.
AGGTAAGCTCTATGCCGGGCCATTCATGCAGTCGTCCATCCTCATCTTCTACAACACCAAGATGTTTGATGAGGCGGGCATCAAGCCACCGAAGACCTTGGAGGACGCCTGGACCTGGCCCCAGTTCGCTGAGGCCCTGCGCAAGGTCGTCGGTCCTCTCCCTCCCGATGGCGTCCCCAAGGTCTGGGGGTTGGTGACACGCAGCATCGGAACGATCTACGACTGGCTACCACTGATCCGCTCCAACGATAAGCCAGGTGGGCCCACCTTCACGGCGGTGAGCCCCGACGGTTCCAAGGCGAGCGGTTACCTCGACACGCCCCAGGCGCTGGAGGCCTTCCAGTTCATGTCCGACTTCTTCAACAAGTGGAAGCTCTCCCCTCAGGCGGATGTCCCCCTGGCCTTTGAGACGGGCAAGGCGGCTACCTGTTTGCGCCCCGAGGACGGGGTCGTTGTCTTGAAAAAGTATCCGGACATAAAATGGTCGCTCACGCCCTTACCCTATTTCAAGACCCCCATCACCCATACGGGCAGCTTCATGTACGTGGTCACGGCTGGCAGCAAGCACCAGAAGGAGGCCAAGGAATTCGTCAAGTTCATGACCAGCAAGGAGATGTCGCTGCCCTGGTACAAACTGACCCAAATGCCACCGGCCCGCAAGTCCACTTTCGCTCAGATACCGGAGTATCAGTCCTTTCCACTGAACCTCTCCTTTCTGGAGATGACTAAGTGGGGTCAGCCTCCCCCAACGACCCCTGGCTACACGGCCTACGCCGCGCTATTTGAGGGAGGCGTGGCCGACATCATCAAGGGGCTGCCAGTGGAGCGGACGGTCAAAACGATGATGGACAAGATGGATGCGGAGTTGAAGAAGTACGCCAGGTAGGAGGGTTCTATCCTTCTCCGAAGGACACCCCGGCCTTCATCCCCCCTTCAGAGAAGGACGGGGGGGCCAGGGGGTGAGGGTACAGCCCCACTACGGGGAGCGAAGCAGAATACAGCCTGAACCCAATCACCCTCTCCCACAGGGGAGGTCAAGGAGGGTGCTCCCTCCTTGGAGGGTCCTAGGGCTCCGCCCTAGCCCCCCCAACTCCCCCCTCTCCCGCAAAGCGGGAGAGGGGGCCAGGGGGTGAGGGCCAATAAAAATTCTTAAGGAGGTTCATCAATGAGACCAAAACCGGAATTCACGCCGCTGAGTGACTTTGGCCAGCAGATGCATTTGCTGGTCAAGAAGGGCGATCTACCCCGCTACGCCCTGACCCCAGGTGACCCCGGACGTGTGCCGCGCATCGGCAAGTTTTGGGACGAATACGAGGAGGTCAAATATCACCGTGAATTTCGTGTGGCCAGGGGAAAGTATAAAGGGGTAGATATCGCTGCTTGTTCCACCGGCGTCGGCGGTCCCTCCACCGATATCACCGTGGTGGAACTGGCTAACGTCGGTGTAGACACCTTCATCCGGGTGGGTACGGCCGGTGGCTTGCAGAAGCACATTGAGCCCGGCGACCTGGTCATCCACACCGGAGCGATGCGCTTGACCGGCGCACCCCGTGCCTACATCGGTGATGAATACCCCGCTGTGGCCAGCTACGAGGTCGTCCTGGCCCTCATCGAGGCCTGTGAACGCCTGGGATTCAATTATCACGTGGGACTAACGGCCAGCGTCGACTCCTTCTACGCCGGTGAGGCCAATCCTATCTATGGTGGGTATTGGCCCTCAAGGCTTGACCATGTCATCGAAGACCTGAGTATGGCCAAGATCGCTAACTTTGAGATGGAAGCTGCTACCCTCTTTGTGTTGGCTAACCTCTTCGGACTGAGGGCTGGCTGCATCTGTGTCATCGGCTCCAACCGCATCACCCAGGTGAGAAAGCCGACGGATGGAAATCTGGATAAGGCCTGTCAGGCTGCTTGCGAGGCGGTGCGGCTACTGGCTGAATGGGATGGAATAAAGGAACGCCACCAAAAGCGTCACCTCTCCCCTTCCCTACTTCAGTCCGAATGAAGCGAGGTTCTCAGGAAAGGAGGTGATGAACAAAAAACCAGCGGTGCCGATAGTTGTCGTTCTAAGTGTGGTGTTTTAGTGCTGTGAAAGGAGACCTACAGTGAAAAGGCGGTTTTTGCTGCCGATTGTTGTCGTTCTGTTGCTCAGTTTCGTCGCCAGTGCCTGTGTCCCGGCCGCTGCCCCAACGCCGACGCCGACCAAGGCGCCTGCCCCACCGCCGGCGACGCCGACGCCGATGGCTGTGGCCACTCCGACGCCAGTGCCACCAACGCCCACCAAGCCACCAGCGCCCGTTACCATCCGCTTCCTGGGTCCGGCGGGAGAGCCAAGGCCTACCGCCTATAAGGCCGCCATCAAGCTGTTCGAGGAAAAACATCCCAACATTAAAGTAGAGTACGAGACGGTGCCTTACGCCGAGTTCTTCCGCAAGATCGCTGTCTCCTTGGCCTCGGGCGAGCCCCACGATGTGATCGAAGCGGCTGAGCCGAACGTCGTAGGCTATGCCTACCACAGCTCCATCATCCCCCTGGACGACATCTACACCAAGGAGGATATGGCAGACTTCGTCGAGGCTTCGCTGAAAGCGGCCTCTTGGCAGGGCAAAATCTATGGTGGGCCGTACATCCAGTCATCCATCCTCATCTTCTACAACACCAAGATGTTTGATGAGGCGGGCATCAAGCCACCGAAGACCTTGGAGGAGGCCTGGACCTGGCCCCAGTTCGCTGAGGCCCTGCGCAAGGTCGTCGGTCCTCTCCCTCCCGATGGCGTCCCCAAGGTCTGGGGGTTGGTGACGCGCAGCATGACGTCGGACTATGACTGGATACCCATGGTTCGTTCCAACGATAAGCCGGGCACGCCCACCTTTCTGGGGATGAACCCGGAGGGCACCAAGGTGACCGGCTACATTGACACGCCGCAGGCGCTGGAGGCCTTCCAGTTCATGTCCGATTTCTTCAACAAGTGGAAGCTCTCCCCTCAGGCGTTGATCCCTGATGCCTTCCAGACCGGCAAGGCGGCCACCTTCCTTGCCCCTGAGATCCAGCGCGCTACCTTTGCGCAGTATCCGGACCTGAAGTGGTCGATCACACCCTTGCCCTATTTCAAGACCCCTATCACCCATACCGGTACCTTCCTGTACGTGGTCACCACCGGCAGCAAGCGCCAGAAGGAGGCCAAGGAGTTCGTCAAGTTTCTGACCAGCAAGGAGATGGGCCCTAAGATGCGCGAATGGCTCCAGACCCTGCCGGCGCGCAAGTCGATGTTTGCCCTGATACCGGAGTATCAGTCCTTCCCACTGAACATCTCCTATTTGGAGCTGGTCAAGTGGGGGCAACCTCGCCCGGTGACGCCCGGCTATACTGAGTATGGAACGCTGACTATGGAGGCATTGGCCGACATCGCTAAGGGGATGCCGGTGGAGAGAACGATCAAAACAGCAGCAGCCAAGATCGATGCCGAGTTGAAAAAGTACGCCAAGTAAGATGGGGGCACAGGCGTCTCACCTGTCCTTGAGCAAACGGTGGGGGCGGTTGGCCAACCGCCCCCACCGTCATCCACCAAAACTACATTTGACAACCACCGTTTGATGCCCTATCCTTCTCCCAGATTTTTAGGCGCAATCAAGCGCGCAGTCCTCTGGAAACATCGCCGCGCTAAGATTCAGGTGATCGGGCGACGGCAAGAAGAGAGCTATAAATGACCAGCCAGGTTGAGAAACCCTACCTATCTGTGGCTATCTCCGCTTACAACGAGGAGAGGCGCATCGGACCAAGCCTACAGCGCATCGTATCCTACCTCGATAGGCAAGGCTACCCCTATGAAATCGTCATCAACGATGATGGCTCAAGGGACAACACGGCCGCCGTGGTAACCTCGTTTGCCTCTCCCAGGATAAAACTCCTCGTCTCACCAACTAACCAGGGTAAAGGGGCCGGCATCAGGCGGGCCGTCCTCCACTCCAACGGTCGGTACATCCTCTTCACCGATGCTGACCTATCTACCCCCATTGAAGAGGTGGCGAAGCTATTGGCGAAGATGGAAAACGGCTGCGACGTCGTTATCGGCTCGCGGGTGCAGCCCGATGGTACCGATATGCGCGCCTCGCAACCCCTCTATCGCCGTCTCCTGGGACGACTCTTTCATTTTCTGGCGGCGCGCCTTATCCTGCCGGGCATCGCCGACAGTCAATCCGGGTTCAAGTGCTTTCGCCGAGAGGTAGCCCACCACCTTTTCGCCGAGTCGCTTCTCCAGAGCATCATCTTTGATGTGGAGATCCTTTACCTGGCTCAAAAGTCCGGTTATCGCATCAGCGAGGTCCCCGTAAGCTGGACGAACGCCGGTGGCTCTCGAATGCGTCTCAGCCCCGCACACGCCCTGCGCGTCCTTTGGGACCTCATTCGTATCCCCCGTTTACATAGAAGATGATGAATCCTCTGCTCGCTGCTAGCTATGGCCTGGCCGCGGTGTTCGACCTCGCCCTGCCTGTAGCCCTGGCCCTGCTGGTGCGCCGACGCTATAATGTGCCCTGGCGATTTCTAGGCTATGGGGCCTTGGTCTTCTTCCTCTCCCAGGTGATCACGCGCATCCCCGGCGTGCTCCTGGCCCAGTCTCTGCTGGGGCCACTCATTCAGAGTTCACCTCTCCTTCCCCTCATCTGGCTGGCCATCCTGGCCGCCACAGCAGGGCTGTTTGAGGAGATCGGCCGCTACCTCGGCTACATATATCTAATAAAGAAGGAAAAATCCTGGCGAAATGCCCTGATGTATGGTATCGGGCACGGCGGGCTGGAGTCTGTCCTGCTGGGGAGCGTGTTGGCTTCGATCACCTTGGTGAATTACATCGCTATATCCAGTCTAGATGCAACTCAACTGCCTCCGGCGCAGATGGAGCAGATAAGACAAGCCCAGGAGACCTTCGCCAAATTGGAGTGGTGGATGCCCCTATTGGGGGCCTTCGAGCGAGCCGGGGCGATGATCATCCAGATTTCACTGGCCGTGATGGTCCTGCAAGTCTTCCTGCGACAGAGTCGCTGGTGGCTAGGGGGAGCCATCGCCTACCACAGCTTGGTGGACTTCGTCGCCCCGCTGACCCTCCAGCACGCCGGTCCTGTAATGGCCGAGGTGAGCGTGGCCGGCTTTGCTCTGATCAGTCTCTATTGGCTCCTGCGCTGGCACGCACAGGGGGGATCCCTGCATCATCCGAAGGGACAGGACCAGGCTGCTCCCTGGCCCGCAGAGCGGCGCCAGTAAGGTCTTTTTGTCCCCTCACTAAACGGTCGTCTGGCCTAAAGGAAGGGTAACCAGCAGTTCGACGCCGCTCTTTGGATCGCTCTTGGCTTCCACCATTCCACCGTGCGCCTCGATGACCTCTTTGACGATGGCTAAGCCCAAACCACTGCCTCCGCCAGCTCGGGCTCGTGACTCGTCCACCTGGTAGAAGCGCTCAAAGATATGAGGCAGGTCCTTAGCTGAAATGTAGGAACCAGTATTGTGCACGGAAACACAGAGAACAGATGAAGGTGAAGAGGAGCCAGAAGCCTTCTGCATCCTCCCTCTCTCGTCTTTGGTTCTCTCACCTAAGGTTACAGTGATGCGCCCACCCTGTGGCGTATGCCGCAAGGCATTATCCAAAAGGTTGTCAAAGGCTTGTTCTAACCAACGCTCATCACCCTCAAACGAGGGCAGAGATGGCAGCTGTGAAACCAGCTCAATACTCGACTCTCCGGCACGCCGCTCTACCCGTCTGATACAGGCCCGTAGTAGCTCGGCCAGGTCAAGACTATGCTTTTCGAGAGGAAGCTGCCCAGCTTCCAGTTTGGAAAGGTTTAGCAGATCATCCACCAGGCAGCCCATACGGTTGGCCTCCTCGTTAATAATCCGCCCTGCCTCAGCGTATCCCTCAGGTTCATTTAGCGCCCCATCAACCATCGCCTGAGAGAAACCCTGGATGGAGGTGAGGGGCGTTTTCAATCCATGGGATATGTTAGCCAGGAAATCACGCAGGGTGCGATGGGAAACGTTCACCTGTTGAGCCATGGCGTTGAAGGCCGTGGCCAAGCGCCTTATCTCGCTGCTGCCACGTACAGATATAGACTGCTGATAATTGCCCTTGGCCATCTCCTCAGAGGCCCGTGTCACCTCGACTACGGGGCCAGCGATGGAGCGAGAGAGGAGCCAAGCGATGACGATGGAGATAGCCAGCGAGACGAGGGCGGCCAGAGAGAGACTAGGGGCCAGCTCCAACCAGGCCGAGGAGACGCTCTGCTGGGGAACAGCCAAAACCACCGAGTAGGCTGGGCTGCGGCTCACGAAACGTTCATTGAAGGGAGACACAGGTTGCGTCGCTACAGTCACAAGGAGAAAGCTCTGTCCGCTGCCCTCCTGATATGTGGTCCAAAAGGTCCTGGGGTGAAGACGCAATATGTCACCGTGGGGAATCGAGATGGTGCGACCCTTAAGGTCACCTTGTGTGTCCTCTACGACCAGCCCTTGGGCATCCATCAATAAGATACGAACATTCATCACCGCTGCTTGCTCTTGCAGGAAAGAGGATATCTGTGCAGGGGGAACGCCACCTCTCTCGAGGATGCGTATCTGCCAGGAAACCGGTAAAGACAGGTCAGCCAGACGGTTAAGAGCCAGTTGCTGCTGGTAATCCCTAAGAAGGTAAAGGAAAGCTGAGCCGGCTAGGAAAAGACACAGGAAAATAATGAGAATGTAAGAGACGATCAATCTTGAGCGCAGGCTGCGCAGGACCACGTTACTCCTTCTCAGTAGCGCTGGGTATCAGCTTATAGCCAATGCCCCATACCGTCTGAATCTGCACCGTGCTGCCGACCAGCTTCTCCCTAAGCCAGGTGATATGGACGTCGATGGTGCGCAGATCACCCTCGTAGTCGTAGCCCCAGATCAGGTCCAGCAGCCTTTCACGACTGAGAACGATGCCCACGTTGCGGGCGAAGGTGGCCAGGAGATCGAACTCCTTAGCCCGCAGGTTCAGCGGCTTGCCCTCTACCGTCGCCTCCCGCCGTTCCGGGTCTATGCGCAGGTTGCCCAGCTCGAGGACCCTGGTCGGTTTGACACCAACCTGGTAACGGCGCAAGACTGCCTTCACCCTGGCCACCAACTCTCTGGGGTTGAAAGGCTTAGTTAGGTAATCGTCAGCCCCCAGCTCGAGACCGACGATCTTATCCACATCATCGTTTCTGGCCGTAAGAATGATTATGGGGATATCGCTCTCCCTACGCAGCTGACGACATACCTCCCACCCGTCTAGTCCAGGCATCATCAAGTCAAGTAACACCAGACTGGGCTTGCCCGTCCGGCATTTGGTTAAGGCCTCTTGGCCATCATAAGCCGTCTCCACCTGATATCCCTCCTTGGAGAGGTATAACTTGATCAGCTGGACGATATTCCGCTCATCATCGACGACCAGGACCGTTACTCTTGAGGTCACCCTCACCCCCTGGCCCCCTCTCCCGCTGCGCGGGAGAGGGGGGATAGCTAGGGCGGAGCCCTAGAACCCTCCAAGGAGGGTGCTCCCTCCTTGACCTCCCCCTTTCTCCCACGGGTGAGGGGGATAACTAGGGCGGAGCCCTAGAACCCTCCAAGGAGGGTGCTCCCTCCTTGACCTCCCCCTTTCTCCCACGGGTGAGGGGGATAACTAGGGCAGGTCCCTAGCACTCTCCAAGGAGGGTGCTCCCTCCTTGACCTCCCCCTTTCTCCCACGGGTGAGGGGGATAGCTAGGGCGGAGCCCTAGAACCCTCCAAGGAGGGTGCTCCCTCCTTGACCTCCCCTTAGGGTAAAGCACCCTCACCACCTGCCCCCCGCTCCCGTCCTCCTTCGGAGGACGGGAGCGGGGGGAATGAAGCATGTAGGGGCAGGGCTTGTCCCTGCCCCGCTTGTTACTCCCCAGCACCTACTCATAGCGCAGGGCCTCAATGGGGTTCAGACGGGCCGCCCGACTGGCTGGGTAAATGCCGAAGAAGAGCCCCACGACCGCTGAGACCCCGAAGGCCAACATAACGGCGTCAGCAGAGACCAGGGTTGGAATGGACTGCCCCCCGAGGCTAAATCGGGAGATGAGTTGAGCTAATCCTATTCCCAGGAGTATACCTATACCTCCACCGACCAGGCTGACGACTATCGCCTCGATAAGGAATTGGCTGAGGATATCCCGGCGCTTAGCCCCTACGGCCTTGCGAATGCCTATCTCTCGCGTCCGCTCCGTCACCGAGACCAGCATGATATTCATGATGCCAATGCCACCCACCACCAGTGAAATGCCCGCGATGCTGCCCAGGAGCAGGGTCATTATCCCCGTCACCTGGCCGGCCATAGCCAGCATATCCTCCTGGCTCCTGATGGTGAAGTCATCCTGTGCTACCCGATGACGCTCACGCAGAATGGACCCAATCTCCTCGGTGGCCTCCTTCATCAGATTTTCATTGGCCACCTGCACGTTGATCATGGAGACATTATGTCCACCCCGCACAGTGCGCTGATGCATAAGACGTTGCTGCATGGTGGTGATGGGTATAAAGACGATATCATCCTGATTGCCCATGGCCTGAGCGCCCTTGCTCTCCATCACTCCGATGACGCGAAAGGTGACCATGTTGATCTTGATGCTTTGACCGACGGGGTCCATGTCGCCAAACAACCCTTGAGCTACGTAGCTGCCCAGCACGGCCACCAGAGAGCGAGCCTCTATGTTTTGCTTACTGATAAACTCCCCCACCGCCGGATAGAAATTACGCACTTGTTGATATTCGGGGGTGACGCCCACGATGCGCGTCCGCACGTTTTGGGAACCGGCCACGACCTGGCCAAAGATAGTACTCTCCGGTGCCACCATAGCCACGGCCGGGGCATTGGCCGGGTTAGCGATGGCCTCAGCGTCTTCCAGGGTCAACGTGGGGGCAGTACCAGCGCCCATCCTTACCCCTCCCTCCTGGATGGCCCCGGGGGTGACGAATAGGAGATTGGTACCCATCCCTTTGATGCGGGCATCAATCGAGGCCTGCGCCCCCCTCCCGACGGACATCAATGCGATAACCGCCCCCACCCCGATGATCATCCCTAACATAGTCAGGGCCGAGCGCAACTTGTTGGCCGTCAATGCCCGCAGAGCAACGCGCAGGCTTTGCACTAGGTTCATCTACTCACCTCCGGGCGATCAGCCCACTGTTTACCTTCTCCCAACCGTTCGGGGAGGGCAGGCTTTGCAGTATTTGCTCAGCTGAAGTCGGTTTGGGGACAAGTTCATCGCTTGTTAGCAGTCCATCTCTGATATGGATTATCCGTTGCGTGTGCAGGGCAATATCCGGCTCGTGGGTGACGATGACTATAGTTATGCTATGTTTTCTATTAAGCCGCTGGAGGATGTCCATGATCTCCTCGCTGGCCCGCGTATCCAGATTGCCTGTCGGCTCATCGGCTAGGATGATGCGGGGGTCGGTCACCAGAGCACGCGCTATAGCCACCCGCTGTTGCTGCCCCCCCGATATCTCAGTCGGTCTGAAATGCAAACGGTCCCCCATTCCTACCATCTCCAGGGCTGCCTGGGCCCTCTGGCGGCGATGGTCACTACCGCCATAGAGCAAGGGCAGCTCCACCTGCTCGATAACCGTAGCGCGGGGTAAAAGGTTGAAGGTCTGGAAGACAAAGCCGATCTTCTTATTGCGAATCTCGGCCAGCTCTTCGTCAGACAGGCGGCTGGTCTCAAGCCCATCGAGTTCATAGGTACCTGAAGTAGGCTGATCCAGGCAACCGATGATGTTCATCAATGTAGACTTGCCCGAACCAGAAGGTCCCATGATAGAGACCAATGCCCCCTTTTCTATCTGTAAAGAGAGACCGCGTAGGGCGTGCACTTTCACCTCGCCCATAGTATAAACCTTGGTTATATTGTCGATCTTTATCATCTTATCCTCCCAGGCGAATTCCTTCTATAGCCTCTTTCATAATGACCCCCGGTCCGCCCTCGGCGGACACTCCCCATTATGAGGGTTCCTGCTTCTAGGGATCTAGCGTGGTGGTCCTACAGGCATAGGAGAGCCACCAAACCCACCGAAACCACCCATGCCCGGCACCCGGACTGGTGCCGTGGTCGTGGTCGGTAGCACTACCTCCTCGCCCTCCTTCAATCCCTCCACCACCTCCGTGAACTGGTCATTGCTCAACCCCACGCGGATAGCCCGCTTCTCTGGCTGACCGTTTACTAACACCTCCACTATTCGCTCTCTCCCCTGAATGCGGATGGCCCGATTGGGTACCATAAGCACGTTGTCTCGTTGGTCAACCGTGATAGAGACGTTGGCCGTCATACCGATTGGCAGATTTGTGCCTGCGGAATCGAGTGAGATGGAGACCAGATAGGTGACCACACCCTGCTGCATGGTGCCGCTGGGAGCGATGGCCGTGACCTTGCCTGAGAATCTCTTACCAGGCAAGGCATCAAAGGTTATCTGAGCCGATTTTCCCAAGCCGAGTTTGGCTACATCGTTCTCATCAACAGTGGCATCTACACGCACCGCCTTCGGGTCTACAAGGGTCACGATGGGGGTTGCGCTTGAGACCTGCTCTCCAACGTTCGCCCCCACCGCGGCAACCACCCCATCAAATGGGGCAACGATGGTGGCGTTAGCCAGGTTTAGCTCGGCTTGCTTCACCGCCGCTTCAGACTGCTTGACCTGCTCCTCAGCCAGGGCGATATCAGTAGGCACTGAGCCTTGCGTCAGCTCCACCAATTGTACCTTAGCGTTGGCT
It encodes:
- a CDS encoding sugar ABC transporter substrate-binding protein, producing MKRQFWLPIIVVLLLSFVASACAPAAAPTPTPTKAAAPPTTPTAVAVATPTPVPPTPTKPPAPPVTIRLLTPGGEPYASALPVAIKMFEEKHPNIKVDLHMVAFKELFRTIAVSLGSGEPHDVMWPGGPFVLSYAYAGSLAPLDDIYTKEDRDDFVESSVKQATYQGKLYAGPFMQSSILIFYNTKMFDEAGIKPPKTLEDAWTWPQFAEALRKVVGPLPPDGVPKVWGLVTRSIGTIYDWLPLIRSNDKPGGPTFTAVSPDGSKASGYLDTPQALEAFQFMSDFFNKWKLSPQADVPLAFETGKAATCLRPEDGVVVLKKYPDIKWSLTPLPYFKTPITHTGSFMYVVTAGSKHQKEAKEFVKFMTSKEMSLPWYKLTQMPPARKSTFAQIPEYQSFPLNLSFLEMTKWGQPPPTTPGYTAYAALFEGGVADIIKGLPVERTVKTMMDKMDAELKKYAR
- a CDS encoding nucleoside phosphorylase; the protein is MRPKPEFTPLSDFGQQMHLLVKKGDLPRYALTPGDPGRVPRIGKFWDEYEEVKYHREFRVARGKYKGVDIAACSTGVGGPSTDITVVELANVGVDTFIRVGTAGGLQKHIEPGDLVIHTGAMRLTGAPRAYIGDEYPAVASYEVVLALIEACERLGFNYHVGLTASVDSFYAGEANPIYGGYWPSRLDHVIEDLSMAKIANFEMEAATLFVLANLFGLRAGCICVIGSNRITQVRKPTDGNLDKACQAACEAVRLLAEWDGIKERHQKRHLSPSLLQSE
- a CDS encoding sugar ABC transporter substrate-binding protein, yielding MKRRFLLPIVVVLLLSFVASACVPAAAPTPTPTKAPAPPPATPTPMAVATPTPVPPTPTKPPAPVTIRFLGPAGEPRPTAYKAAIKLFEEKHPNIKVEYETVPYAEFFRKIAVSLASGEPHDVIEAAEPNVVGYAYHSSIIPLDDIYTKEDMADFVEASLKAASWQGKIYGGPYIQSSILIFYNTKMFDEAGIKPPKTLEEAWTWPQFAEALRKVVGPLPPDGVPKVWGLVTRSMTSDYDWIPMVRSNDKPGTPTFLGMNPEGTKVTGYIDTPQALEAFQFMSDFFNKWKLSPQALIPDAFQTGKAATFLAPEIQRATFAQYPDLKWSITPLPYFKTPITHTGTFLYVVTTGSKRQKEAKEFVKFLTSKEMGPKMREWLQTLPARKSMFALIPEYQSFPLNISYLELVKWGQPRPVTPGYTEYGTLTMEALADIAKGMPVERTIKTAAAKIDAELKKYAK
- a CDS encoding glycosyltransferase family 2 protein, whose product is MTSQVEKPYLSVAISAYNEERRIGPSLQRIVSYLDRQGYPYEIVINDDGSRDNTAAVVTSFASPRIKLLVSPTNQGKGAGIRRAVLHSNGRYILFTDADLSTPIEEVAKLLAKMENGCDVVIGSRVQPDGTDMRASQPLYRRLLGRLFHFLAARLILPGIADSQSGFKCFRREVAHHLFAESLLQSIIFDVEILYLAQKSGYRISEVPVSWTNAGGSRMRLSPAHALRVLWDLIRIPRLHRR
- a CDS encoding YhfC family intramembrane metalloprotease, which produces MMNPLLAASYGLAAVFDLALPVALALLVRRRYNVPWRFLGYGALVFFLSQVITRIPGVLLAQSLLGPLIQSSPLLPLIWLAILAATAGLFEEIGRYLGYIYLIKKEKSWRNALMYGIGHGGLESVLLGSVLASITLVNYIAISSLDATQLPPAQMEQIRQAQETFAKLEWWMPLLGAFERAGAMIIQISLAVMVLQVFLRQSRWWLGGAIAYHSLVDFVAPLTLQHAGPVMAEVSVAGFALISLYWLLRWHAQGGSLHHPKGQDQAAPWPAERRQ
- a CDS encoding HAMP domain-containing histidine kinase, encoding MVLRSLRSRLIVSYILIIFLCLFLAGSAFLYLLRDYQQQLALNRLADLSLPVSWQIRILERGGVPPAQISSFLQEQAAVMNVRILLMDAQGLVVEDTQGDLKGRTISIPHGDILRLHPRTFWTTYQEGSGQSFLLVTVATQPVSPFNERFVSRSPAYSVVLAVPQQSVSSAWLELAPSLSLAALVSLAISIVIAWLLSRSIAGPVVEVTRASEEMAKGNYQQSISVRGSSEIRRLATAFNAMAQQVNVSHRTLRDFLANISHGLKTPLTSIQGFSQAMVDGALNEPEGYAEAGRIINEEANRMGCLVDDLLNLSKLEAGQLPLEKHSLDLAELLRACIRRVERRAGESSIELVSQLPSLPSFEGDERWLEQAFDNLLDNALRHTPQGGRITVTLGERTKDERGRMQKASGSSSPSSVLCVSVHNTGSYISAKDLPHIFERFYQVDESRARAGGGSGLGLAIVKEVIEAHGGMVEAKSDPKSGVELLVTLPLGQTTV
- a CDS encoding response regulator transcription factor, translating into MTSRVTVLVVDDERNIVQLIKLYLSKEGYQVETAYDGQEALTKCRTGKPSLVLLDLMMPGLDGWEVCRQLRRESDIPIIILTARNDDVDKIVGLELGADDYLTKPFNPRELVARVKAVLRRYQVGVKPTRVLELGNLRIDPERREATVEGKPLNLRAKEFDLLATFARNVGIVLSRERLLDLIWGYDYEGDLRTIDVHITWLREKLVGSTVQIQTVWGIGYKLIPSATEKE
- a CDS encoding ABC transporter permease — protein: MNLVQSLRVALRALTANKLRSALTMLGMIIGVGAVIALMSVGRGAQASIDARIKGMGTNLLFVTPGAIQEGGVRMGAGTAPTLTLEDAEAIANPANAPAVAMVAPESTIFGQVVAGSQNVRTRIVGVTPEYQQVRNFYPAVGEFISKQNIEARSLVAVLGSYVAQGLFGDMDPVGQSIKINMVTFRVIGVMESKGAQAMGNQDDIVFIPITTMQQRLMHQRTVRGGHNVSMINVQVANENLMKEATEEIGSILRERHRVAQDDFTIRSQEDMLAMAGQVTGIMTLLLGSIAGISLVVGGIGIMNIMLVSVTERTREIGIRKAVGAKRRDILSQFLIEAIVVSLVGGGIGILLGIGLAQLISRFSLGGQSIPTLVSADAVMLAFGVSAVVGLFFGIYPASRAARLNPIEALRYE
- a CDS encoding ABC transporter ATP-binding protein — protein: MIKIDNITKVYTMGEVKVHALRGLSLQIEKGALVSIMGPSGSGKSTLMNIIGCLDQPTSGTYELDGLETSRLSDEELAEIRNKKIGFVFQTFNLLPRATVIEQVELPLLYGGSDHRRQRAQAALEMVGMGDRLHFRPTEISGGQQQRVAIARALVTDPRIILADEPTGNLDTRASEEIMDILQRLNRKHSITIVIVTHEPDIALHTQRIIHIRDGLLTSDELVPKPTSAEQILQSLPSPNGWEKVNSGLIARR